The Methanobrevibacter sp. genome contains a region encoding:
- a CDS encoding 50S ribosomal protein L40e, protein MARFEVAENRMFNVKICLKCNARNPAGATTCRKCGYKGLRYKAKEPRG, encoded by the coding sequence ATGGCAAGATTTGAAGTAGCAGAAAACAGAATGTTTAATGTAAAAATCTGCTTAAAATGTAATGCACGTAACCCTGCTGGTGCAACTACTTGCAGAAAATGTGGTTACAAAGGTTTAAGATATAAAGCAAAAGAACCAAGAGGATAA
- a CDS encoding geranylgeranylglyceryl/heptaprenylglyceryl phosphate synthase codes for MKDVENYIRDILKTRKIHFTLIDPDEQTPEEALEIATQAIEGGTDGIMIGGSTVNGDDVDNTCKILSENIAVPIIIFPGNTSSVSKYADAIFYMSYVNSRNPHWINGAQAIAAPAVKASGMEILSMHYMVIAPGGTVGWVGDANMVPRNKPKIPAVYAMSAELFGIKFFYLEAGSGVDEPIPAEMIAYSKKAAPKNILVVGGGIRDAKAAYMAAKAGGDIIVTGTVVEDTDDVKAKIQELAGAIRKASLE; via the coding sequence ATGAAGGACGTAGAAAATTATATTAGAGATATTTTAAAAACTAGAAAAATCCATTTTACTTTGATTGACCCTGATGAACAAACTCCTGAAGAAGCTTTGGAAATAGCTACTCAGGCTATTGAAGGTGGAACCGATGGAATAATGATTGGTGGGTCTACTGTTAATGGTGATGATGTGGACAATACCTGTAAAATTCTATCTGAAAATATTGCAGTGCCGATTATTATTTTCCCTGGAAATACCAGCAGCGTAAGTAAATATGCGGATGCAATCTTTTATATGAGTTATGTTAACTCCAGAAATCCTCACTGGATTAACGGAGCCCAAGCCATTGCAGCACCTGCTGTGAAGGCCTCTGGAATGGAGATTTTATCCATGCATTATATGGTTATTGCTCCTGGCGGAACTGTCGGATGGGTTGGCGATGCTAATATGGTGCCTAGAAATAAGCCTAAGATACCTGCAGTTTATGCAATGTCTGCAGAACTGTTTGGAATTAAATTCTTCTATCTTGAAGCTGGTTCCGGTGTAGATGAACCGATTCCGGCAGAAATGATTGCATATTCCAAAAAGGCCGCTCCAAAAAATATTCTTGTTGTCGGCGGAGGGATCCGTGATGCAAAAGCAGCATATATGGCTGCAAAAGCTGGAGGAGACATCATAGTAACAGGTACTGTCGTTGAAGACACTGATGATGTTAAAGCTAAAATTCAGGAATTAGCCGGAGCCATTAGAAAGGCTTCACTAGAGTAG
- a CDS encoding DNA repair exonuclease: MKFAHLADTHLGYRQFGLIERERDFYEVFGKVIDKIIEEKVDFVIHSGDLFENPKPSPMALLEFQKGLLKLKGAGIPMYAIAGNHDSALSKGSIPPHVIFKKMGLKVISPINTNYMHGDIFIGGLPFYTASQSNVLKSKLVELSKKAADHDKSILVLHQGVDNYFDYQYELETGDIPDNFNYYALGHIHKYTMTDFGKGKLVYPGSTEVWKTDELADYHENGKGFVVVDFDGAKPLVKRVKVDISREFIKRSIDYNKLESNIAGIKETIRDLDNKPILILEINNVDSDTGIIYDTINEELGELSLMIRPTFNMVDGEIEDIIVREAPVGPKELILEKLEDYENEDIGKLAIDIYDLLSKDKLEDARGVIDQYYAEHYPLDEDMEVTIETIEDEFEDEMAESEDEISEDETDDTQVTFKEVPE; encoded by the coding sequence ATGAAATTTGCACATTTAGCAGATACTCATTTAGGTTATCGCCAATTTGGTTTAATTGAGCGAGAAAGAGACTTTTATGAAGTATTTGGAAAGGTTATAGATAAAATAATAGAAGAGAAAGTTGATTTTGTAATACATAGTGGGGACTTATTTGAAAACCCAAAACCATCTCCAATGGCACTTTTAGAATTTCAGAAAGGGTTGCTAAAACTGAAAGGTGCCGGCATTCCTATGTATGCAATAGCAGGAAATCATGATTCCGCATTAAGTAAGGGATCAATTCCGCCACATGTAATTTTTAAAAAGATGGGTTTAAAAGTTATCAGCCCAATTAATACTAATTATATGCATGGTGATATTTTCATTGGAGGTTTGCCGTTTTATACCGCATCTCAAAGTAATGTCTTAAAATCTAAATTGGTGGAATTATCTAAAAAGGCTGCTGATCATGATAAATCAATTTTAGTGTTACATCAAGGTGTGGACAATTATTTTGATTACCAATATGAATTGGAAACTGGAGATATTCCTGATAATTTTAATTATTATGCATTAGGTCACATTCATAAATACACCATGACTGATTTTGGAAAAGGAAAATTAGTTTATCCTGGGTCCACCGAAGTTTGGAAAACAGATGAACTGGCAGATTACCATGAAAATGGTAAGGGTTTTGTAGTGGTCGATTTTGATGGTGCAAAACCACTTGTTAAGAGAGTTAAGGTTGATATTTCTCGTGAATTTATTAAAAGGTCCATTGATTACAATAAACTGGAATCAAATATTGCAGGCATTAAGGAGACTATCAGAGATTTAGATAACAAGCCGATATTGATTTTGGAAATCAATAATGTTGATTCCGATACTGGTATCATTTATGATACGATAAATGAAGAACTTGGAGAATTATCTTTGATGATTAGACCAACATTTAACATGGTTGATGGGGAAATTGAAGATATTATTGTTAGAGAAGCTCCTGTAGGTCCAAAAGAATTGATTTTAGAAAAACTAGAAGATTATGAAAATGAGGACATTGGAAAATTAGCCATTGACATATACGACCTTTTATCAAAAGATAAGCTTGAGGATGCACGAGGAGTAATAGACCAGTATTATGCTGAACATTATCCTTTAGATGAAGACATGGAGGTTACTATAGAAACTATTGAAGATGAATTCGAGGATGAAATGGCCGAAAGCGAAGATGAAATTTCTGAAGATGAAACAGACGATACTCAAGTAACCTTTAAGGAGGTTCCAGAATGA
- a CDS encoding DUF367 family protein, whose amino-acid sequence MKITVFHADECDRKKCTSIKMEKQGKCRLVYNINKIPSGAIVLNPYAEKAVSYEDYRYVQRRGIVGLDCSWNEVTSSKKFFSLSKYHRSLPFLIATNPVNYGKPCILSTVEAIAATLYITRFKDEARELMDGFKWGHTFLELNHDLLEDYSEVDTSSDVVKVQNDFLSEKGINFEND is encoded by the coding sequence ATGAAAATTACAGTTTTTCATGCGGATGAATGTGATAGGAAAAAATGCACCTCCATTAAAATGGAAAAGCAAGGTAAATGTAGGTTAGTTTACAATATCAATAAGATTCCGTCAGGTGCAATTGTCCTAAATCCATATGCTGAAAAAGCAGTATCCTATGAAGACTACAGATATGTTCAAAGGAGGGGAATTGTAGGGCTTGACTGTTCCTGGAATGAAGTGACAAGCTCTAAAAAATTCTTTTCTCTTTCAAAATACCATAGATCCTTGCCATTTCTAATAGCTACAAATCCTGTAAACTATGGCAAGCCCTGTATCTTATCAACCGTTGAAGCCATTGCAGCGACATTGTATATCACTCGTTTTAAGGATGAGGCTCGTGAATTGATGGATGGCTTTAAATGGGGCCATACTTTTCTTGAACTTAACCATGATCTTCTTGAGGATTACAGTGAAGTTGATACAAGTTCTGATGTTGTCAAAGTTCAAAATGATTTTCTATCAGAAAAGGGCATTAATTTTGAAAATGATTAA
- a CDS encoding DNA double-strand break repair nuclease NurA, with protein sequence MLNSLYEKAIAKRGFIQDIGSETDVESQLEYKWFNRDIGESSDDFSIAAGDGSFNKKKFLTTNFCAVGAESIIYDGEIKKIDDSDIFDISHISFLDELLGSYMAIYELKCALRAIKDYDVDYYMFDGSILGDLQNAFPRGAKLPDKLRENMDDSLLNEFERRLNQRHFGLVFPDIRDSLKLVEMPKRENSNKIEEYNLHLAAVEKIILLKELLTYKGKMISISKTSSDNELFKWNIPDISFLDKFTKKQGISKIEYRRVFKKAPFPFYNDFFKQLKFTVFYVRLQDNKNVLKVELPYKASKKEVFEIVKKINVLSVQGYPYLLNKAHNDVVITDRNMKELMKIAKIYETTNREVMSW encoded by the coding sequence ATGTTAAATTCACTATATGAAAAAGCCATCGCTAAAAGAGGATTTATTCAGGATATTGGTTCTGAGACGGATGTTGAATCTCAATTGGAATACAAATGGTTTAATAGGGATATCGGTGAAAGTTCTGATGATTTTTCAATAGCGGCAGGAGATGGAAGTTTCAACAAAAAGAAGTTTTTGACAACTAACTTCTGTGCTGTCGGTGCAGAATCAATAATCTATGACGGGGAAATAAAAAAAATAGATGACTCGGATATATTTGACATATCTCACATATCCTTTCTAGATGAACTTTTAGGTAGCTATATGGCGATTTATGAATTGAAATGCGCTTTAAGGGCCATTAAGGATTATGATGTTGATTATTACATGTTCGATGGATCCATCTTGGGGGACTTGCAGAATGCTTTTCCAAGAGGTGCCAAGCTACCTGATAAACTTAGAGAGAATATGGATGACAGCCTTTTAAATGAATTTGAAAGAAGGCTGAATCAAAGGCATTTTGGATTGGTATTTCCAGATATCAGGGATTCCTTAAAATTGGTGGAAATGCCAAAACGCGAAAATTCAAATAAGATTGAAGAATATAACCTGCATTTGGCGGCTGTCGAAAAGATCATACTGTTGAAAGAGCTCTTGACTTATAAGGGGAAGATGATTTCAATATCCAAAACATCTTCAGACAATGAATTATTCAAATGGAATATTCCGGACATTTCATTTCTCGATAAATTCACAAAAAAGCAGGGAATCTCTAAAATAGAATATAGGAGAGTGTTTAAAAAAGCACCATTTCCATTTTACAACGACTTTTTCAAGCAATTGAAGTTCACAGTATTTTATGTGAGACTTCAGGATAATAAGAATGTCTTAAAGGTTGAATTGCCATATAAAGCTTCTAAAAAAGAGGTTTTTGAGATTGTCAAAAAGATCAATGTCCTGTCAGTTCAAGGTTATCCTTACCTGCTGAATAAAGCACATAACGATGTTGTGATTACGGATAGGAATATGAAGGAATTAATGAAAATAGCTAAGATTTATGAAACAACAAACAGGGAAGTGATGTCATGGTAG
- a CDS encoding ATP-binding protein: MVVGICVGETSLTEVTFISDKMPKVGEYVTIDYDGKKVLGMIENLIRGNDALNVDINDFKAIQKISRIGVEDNYIRGKVKILGDVNDNLKLPRTPVLPGTEIKLADREILKEIFKVRNPLKLGCLVNQSDVEVNVDANPILSRHLAILAMTGAGKSNTVSVLIDQLLSYSVPVFVFDMHGEYRDAEFPNGDVNLIRPKINPRYMTFNEIRRLVNIPKNGYIQERHFRRAFRTANDMLKDGRANTNNFLQIMHNILHEESLDEKADKQIIDVMNKIDDSMDRYSKLFDKNAANILSNIKHSHVNVLDLSQVDESVASVLVSHILRNSLQRSKDAANSGNKDELMDNSIFFILEEAHILAPNKRDSDSKTWIQRVAREGRKFGLGLCLVSQSPKTVDHDALSQMNNMIILRLVEPEDQRHVQSASESLSQDLVNQLPSLNVGEAVVLGLMSKVPTLVKIDEFKGRRHGDDMDIVSHFKNIKEKEAEQLRIQEQETLDMGYDY; encoded by the coding sequence ATGGTAGTTGGAATTTGCGTAGGGGAAACTTCACTTACAGAAGTAACATTCATTTCAGATAAGATGCCGAAAGTAGGCGAATATGTTACAATAGATTATGACGGCAAAAAAGTATTGGGCATGATAGAAAATTTAATTAGAGGAAATGATGCTTTAAATGTTGATATAAACGATTTTAAAGCGATTCAAAAAATTTCAAGAATTGGCGTTGAAGACAATTATATACGCGGTAAAGTAAAGATTCTTGGAGATGTCAATGATAATCTGAAATTGCCGAGAACTCCAGTGCTTCCAGGAACTGAAATCAAATTGGCAGATAGGGAAATTTTAAAAGAGATATTTAAAGTTAGAAATCCGTTAAAATTGGGTTGTCTTGTGAATCAGAGTGATGTTGAAGTAAATGTCGATGCAAATCCAATCTTATCAAGGCATCTTGCCATTTTGGCAATGACGGGTGCTGGAAAATCCAACACTGTATCTGTTTTGATTGACCAGTTATTGTCTTATAGCGTTCCAGTATTCGTATTTGACATGCATGGTGAGTATAGGGATGCGGAGTTTCCAAACGGTGATGTTAATCTTATCAGACCTAAAATAAATCCAAGATACATGACCTTTAATGAGATTAGGAGATTGGTCAATATCCCTAAAAATGGTTATATTCAGGAAAGGCATTTCAGAAGGGCATTCAGGACAGCCAATGACATGCTTAAGGATGGTCGGGCCAACACCAATAACTTTTTGCAGATAATGCATAACATTTTGCATGAGGAGTCATTGGATGAAAAGGCGGATAAGCAGATTATAGATGTTATGAACAAGATTGATGATTCCATGGACAGGTATTCCAAACTATTTGATAAGAATGCTGCAAATATCCTATCCAATATAAAACATTCTCATGTTAATGTCCTGGATTTAAGCCAAGTGGATGAATCAGTGGCCAGTGTGCTTGTAAGCCATATTCTAAGAAATTCACTTCAAAGGTCTAAAGATGCGGCTAATAGCGGGAACAAGGATGAATTGATGGATAATTCAATATTTTTCATTTTGGAAGAAGCCCATATTTTAGCTCCAAACAAACGCGATTCTGATTCTAAAACATGGATTCAAAGAGTTGCGCGTGAAGGCCGTAAATTTGGACTTGGATTGTGTTTGGTGAGTCAATCTCCAAAAACGGTTGACCATGATGCATTGTCCCAAATGAATAACATGATCATCCTGAGGCTGGTCGAACCCGAAGACCAAAGGCATGTCCAGTCCGCTAGTGAAAGCTTGTCGCAGGATCTGGTAAATCAGCTACCTTCTTTAAATGTTGGAGAAGCTGTCGTGCTGGGATTGATGAGTAAAGTGCCGACACTCGTTAAAATTGATGAATTTAAAGGTCGTCGCCATGGTGATGACATGGATATTGTTTCCCACTTTAAAAACATCAAAGAAAAGGAAGCGGAACAGTTAAGGATTCAGGAACAAGAAACTTTGGACATGGGATATGATTATTAG